The Streptomyces sp. Mut1 genome window below encodes:
- a CDS encoding enoyl-CoA hydratase/isomerase family protein: MALRVERDLESGVALLTLDRPEKHNAIDLATAAELSAAWRALRYDDEMRAAVVTGAGGRAFCTGVDRGVAVPQPSSPYTIDDPLLAIGPKANDLWKPVIAAVEGMACGGAFYLLGEAEFVVASDEATFFDPHTTYGMVSAYEAVFMAQRMPYGEVARMALMGTAERVSARRAYETGLVSELTPPGGAVAAALRAAEVIASYPTDAVQGTVRAVWSAGEAARAQALAHAPHLIALGNLAPALQAELFGGRGGGGGYRLR; this comes from the coding sequence ATGGCCCTGCGCGTGGAGAGGGACCTGGAGAGCGGCGTCGCGCTGCTCACCCTCGACCGGCCCGAGAAGCACAACGCGATCGACCTGGCGACCGCCGCCGAACTGTCCGCCGCGTGGCGGGCGTTGCGTTACGACGACGAGATGCGGGCGGCCGTCGTCACCGGGGCGGGCGGCCGGGCGTTCTGCACGGGCGTCGACCGGGGCGTGGCCGTCCCGCAGCCCTCGTCCCCGTACACGATCGACGATCCGCTGCTCGCGATCGGGCCGAAGGCCAACGACCTGTGGAAGCCGGTGATCGCGGCCGTGGAGGGGATGGCCTGCGGCGGGGCGTTCTACCTGCTGGGCGAGGCGGAGTTCGTCGTGGCCTCCGATGAGGCCACGTTCTTCGACCCGCACACCACGTACGGCATGGTCAGCGCGTACGAGGCGGTCTTCATGGCGCAGCGGATGCCGTACGGGGAGGTCGCGCGGATGGCGCTGATGGGGACCGCCGAGCGGGTCTCGGCCCGGCGGGCGTACGAGACGGGTCTCGTCAGCGAACTCACCCCGCCCGGCGGCGCGGTGGCCGCCGCGCTGCGGGCGGCGGAGGTCATCGCCTCGTACCCCACCGACGCGGTGCAGGGCACCGTACGGGCCGTCTGGTCCGCCGGGGAGGCCGCGCGGGCGCAGGCGCTGGCCCATGCCCCGCATCTGATCGCGCTCGGCAACCTGGCGCCCGCGCTCCAGGCGGAGCTGTTCGGGGGGCGGGGCGGGGGCGGCGGGTACCGGCTGCGGTGA
- a CDS encoding Zn-ribbon domain-containing OB-fold protein: protein MDDLLLPEVDEDGAPFWAYAARGELRVQACAAPGCGRLRFPPRPCCPHCRSFDSEWRAMSGRGRVWSYVLPHPPLLPAYAAQAPYNVVVVALADAPGIRLVGNVVSGPDAPLDSVDPGRLRIGAPVKAVFCPVSADVTLVRWQLER, encoded by the coding sequence ATGGACGACCTTCTGCTGCCCGAGGTGGACGAGGACGGCGCGCCGTTCTGGGCGTACGCGGCCCGTGGCGAGCTGCGCGTCCAGGCGTGCGCCGCCCCCGGCTGCGGCCGGCTCCGCTTCCCGCCCCGGCCGTGCTGCCCGCACTGTCGGTCGTTCGACAGCGAGTGGCGGGCGATGAGCGGGCGCGGCCGCGTCTGGTCGTACGTGCTGCCGCACCCCCCGCTGCTGCCGGCGTACGCCGCGCAGGCCCCGTACAACGTCGTCGTGGTCGCCCTGGCCGACGCCCCGGGCATCCGGCTGGTCGGCAATGTGGTGAGCGGGCCGGACGCGCCGCTGGACTCCGTCGATCCGGGGCGGCTGCGGATCGGGGCGCCGGTGAAGGCGGTCTTCTGTCCCGTATCGGCCGATGTGACGCTGGTGCGCTGGCAGTTGGAACGGTGA
- a CDS encoding lipid-transfer protein — MATLRDRTPTDRTLKDRTAIAGIGQTEFAKRLDEPEKTLACRAIVAALDDAGLDASEVDAFASYTMEETDEVEVAKAIGAGDVTFFSRAGYGGGGSCATLAHLAAAIATGQASVGVAWRARKRGSGPRPWRAAAAQLPTPAQWTRPYGLLRPADEIGMLARRYMHQYGSTRDHLFNVALACRNRANRNPAAVMHDRPLTREMYMTSRWISEPLCLFDNCLETDGALACVVVSAERARDLRQKPVYLHSVAQGLPAQHHGMVNYWTDDPLTGPSWAAARQLWKQADFGPEAVDVAQIYDAFTPLVPLTLEGYGFCGRGDGGAFTEGGALESGGRLPLNTGGGGLSEGYVHGFNLITEGVKQLRGTSTSQVPGASTCLVTAGECVPTSAVLLRS; from the coding sequence GTGGCGACGCTCAGGGACAGGACGCCCACGGACAGAACGCTCAAGGACAGGACGGCGATAGCCGGGATCGGGCAGACGGAGTTCGCCAAGCGGCTGGACGAGCCGGAGAAGACGCTCGCCTGCCGGGCGATCGTCGCGGCGCTCGACGACGCGGGCCTCGACGCCTCGGAGGTGGACGCGTTCGCCTCGTACACCATGGAGGAGACCGACGAGGTCGAGGTCGCCAAGGCGATCGGGGCCGGGGACGTCACCTTCTTCAGCAGGGCCGGGTACGGCGGCGGCGGCTCCTGCGCGACCCTCGCGCACCTGGCCGCCGCCATCGCGACCGGACAGGCGAGCGTCGGGGTCGCCTGGCGGGCGCGCAAACGGGGCTCGGGGCCGCGCCCCTGGCGGGCCGCCGCCGCGCAGCTGCCGACCCCCGCCCAGTGGACCCGGCCCTACGGGCTGCTGCGGCCCGCCGACGAGATCGGAATGCTCGCCCGCCGCTATATGCACCAGTACGGGTCCACCCGCGACCACCTCTTCAATGTGGCCCTCGCCTGCCGCAACCGGGCCAACCGGAACCCCGCCGCCGTGATGCACGACCGGCCGCTGACTCGCGAGATGTACATGACCTCGCGCTGGATCAGCGAGCCGCTCTGCCTCTTCGACAACTGCCTGGAGACGGACGGGGCGCTCGCCTGTGTCGTCGTCTCCGCAGAACGCGCCCGCGACCTGCGCCAGAAGCCCGTCTACCTCCACTCCGTCGCCCAGGGCCTGCCCGCCCAGCACCACGGGATGGTCAACTACTGGACCGACGACCCGCTCACCGGGCCTTCCTGGGCCGCCGCCCGACAGCTGTGGAAGCAGGCCGACTTCGGGCCGGAGGCCGTCGATGTGGCCCAGATCTACGACGCGTTCACCCCGCTCGTCCCGCTCACCCTGGAGGGCTACGGCTTCTGCGGGCGCGGCGACGGCGGCGCCTTCACCGAGGGCGGGGCGCTGGAGAGCGGCGGGCGGCTGCCCCTCAACACGGGCGGCGGCGGGCTCAGCGAGGGGTACGTGCACGGCTTCAACCTCATCACCGAGGGCGTGAAGCAGTTGCGTGGCACCTCCACCTCCCAGGTCCCCGGCGCCTCGACCTGCCTGGTCACCGCCGGGGAGTGCGTCCCCACGTCCGCCGTACTGCTGAGGAGCTGA
- a CDS encoding FadD3 family acyl-CoA ligase, whose amino-acid sequence MRGDEEWSTVAQLVRAAAERYGDREAVVEGRTRLTYAGLGARVERAAAACMASGVEPGDRVAVWAPNTLDWIVSALGAVTAGAVLVPLNTRFKGAEAAYVLDRCRAKLLFVTGTFLGTSYVASLRRAATGLPHLEKVVVLADTAPEDYVTWKDFLAAGEGVPAAAVRARADAISPSAPSDIIYTSGTTGRPKGAVISHAQTLRCYAVWSELAGLREGDRYLIVNPFFHTFGYKAGVLACLMRGATMIPQPVFNVDTVLANIAAERVSVLPGPPTLHQSLLDHPARAAHDLSALRLVVTGAAVVPLQLVNRLRTELHIATVLTAYGLSEASGIVTMCRRGDPPETIAATSGRAIPGTELRVLAAPGEPGEILVRGFHVMRGYFEDPAATAATITPDGWLRTGDVGVLDEAGNLRITDRIKDMFIVGGFNAYPAEIEQLLGLHPDVADVAVIGVPDPRLGEVGKAYAVRRPGATVTADDLIAWSRREMANYKVPRAVEFVAELPRNASGKVVKGELRRRAVSGT is encoded by the coding sequence ATGCGCGGAGACGAGGAATGGTCCACCGTCGCCCAGCTGGTCCGGGCGGCGGCCGAGCGGTACGGCGACCGGGAGGCCGTGGTCGAGGGCCGCACCCGCCTCACGTACGCCGGACTCGGCGCACGCGTGGAGCGGGCCGCCGCCGCGTGCATGGCCTCCGGCGTGGAGCCGGGGGACCGGGTCGCGGTCTGGGCGCCGAACACCCTGGACTGGATCGTCTCCGCGCTGGGCGCGGTGACCGCGGGCGCGGTCCTCGTCCCGCTGAACACCCGCTTCAAGGGCGCGGAGGCGGCGTACGTCCTCGACCGGTGCCGCGCGAAGCTGCTCTTCGTCACGGGCACCTTCCTCGGTACGTCGTACGTGGCGTCCCTGCGCCGCGCGGCCACCGGGCTCCCGCACCTGGAGAAGGTGGTGGTCCTCGCCGACACCGCACCCGAGGACTACGTCACCTGGAAGGACTTCCTGGCGGCGGGGGAGGGGGTGCCGGCGGCGGCGGTCCGCGCCCGCGCGGACGCCATCTCCCCGTCCGCCCCCTCCGACATCATCTACACCTCGGGCACCACGGGCCGGCCCAAGGGCGCGGTCATCAGCCACGCCCAGACCCTGCGCTGCTACGCGGTCTGGAGCGAGCTGGCGGGCCTGCGCGAGGGCGACCGCTACCTCATCGTGAACCCGTTCTTCCACACCTTCGGCTACAAGGCGGGCGTCCTCGCCTGCCTGATGCGCGGCGCGACGATGATCCCGCAGCCGGTGTTCAACGTGGACACGGTCCTCGCCAACATCGCCGCCGAACGCGTCTCGGTCCTCCCCGGCCCGCCCACCCTCCACCAGTCCCTCCTGGACCACCCGGCCCGCGCCGCCCACGACCTCTCGGCCCTGCGCCTGGTGGTGACGGGTGCGGCGGTGGTCCCGCTGCAACTGGTGAACCGCCTGCGCACCGAACTCCACATCGCCACGGTCCTGACCGCGTACGGCCTCTCCGAGGCGAGCGGCATCGTGACGATGTGCCGCCGGGGCGACCCGCCGGAGACCATCGCCGCCACCTCCGGCCGCGCGATACCCGGCACGGAACTCCGCGTCCTGGCCGCCCCCGGCGAACCCGGCGAGATCCTGGTGCGCGGCTTCCACGTCATGCGCGGCTACTTCGAGGACCCCGCCGCCACGGCCGCCACGATCACCCCGGACGGCTGGCTGCGCACCGGCGACGTGGGCGTCCTGGACGAGGCGGGCAACCTGCGGATCACCGACCGGATCAAGGACATGTTCATCGTGGGCGGCTTCAACGCCTACCCCGCGGAGATCGAACAGCTCCTGGGCCTCCACCCGGACGTCGCCGACGTCGCGGTCATCGGCGTCCCCGACCCCCGCCTGGGCGAGGTCGGCAAGGCGTACGCGGTGCGCCGGCCGGGCGCCACGGTGACGGCGGACGACCTGATCGCCTGGTCCCGCCGCGAAATGGCCAACTACAAGGTGCCGAGGGCGGTGGAGTTCGTGGCGGAGCTGCCGCGCAACGCGAGCGGCAAGGTGGTGAAGGGGGAGCTGCGGAGGCGCGCGGTGAGCGGCACCTGA
- a CDS encoding type II toxin-antitoxin system VapC family toxin, translated as MSGALVLDSEGLAQAVLRGREVQEWLEAARDADLPVVTSAAVLVEVIHPRINRAALDLTLSRLRVEPLSQSIAHSAATLLQNAGLHGHKYAIDAMLCATALTYPGRVTVLTSDVEDIELLTADHRRVVTEKV; from the coding sequence GTGAGCGGGGCTCTGGTCCTCGACAGCGAGGGACTGGCGCAAGCGGTCCTGCGAGGCCGGGAGGTCCAGGAGTGGCTGGAGGCGGCTCGCGATGCGGACCTTCCCGTGGTCACCTCCGCCGCCGTCCTCGTCGAGGTGATCCATCCGCGGATCAACCGCGCCGCACTGGACTTGACGCTCTCCCGCCTGCGGGTCGAACCGCTCAGCCAGTCGATCGCACACTCTGCGGCAACGCTGCTCCAGAACGCCGGACTGCACGGCCACAAGTACGCCATCGACGCGATGCTCTGCGCGACCGCACTGACCTACCCGGGTCGAGTCACCGTCCTCACGTCCGACGTGGAGGACATCGAACTGCTCACAGCGGACCATCGCCGAGTGGTGACGGAGAAGGTCTGA